A region from the bacterium genome encodes:
- the rplP gene encoding 50S ribosomal protein L16: MLAPKRVKFRKQMKGRRRGKAQSGNTLNFGDFGVKAADAAWITSRQIEAARIAMTRFIKRGGKIWIRIFPDKPITKKAAETRMGKGKGAPEEWVAVVRPGRVLYEIEGVDEATAREAFRLAAHKLPIHTTFLSREA, from the coding sequence ATGCTCGCCCCCAAACGGGTCAAGTTCCGCAAGCAGATGAAGGGCCGCCGCCGGGGAAAGGCGCAGTCCGGGAACACGCTAAACTTCGGCGATTTCGGCGTAAAAGCGGCCGACGCCGCATGGATCACCTCCCGGCAGATCGAAGCCGCGCGCATCGCGATGACGCGCTTCATCAAGCGCGGCGGGAAAATCTGGATCCGGATATTTCCCGACAAGCCGATCACGAAGAAGGCGGCGGAAACCCGGATGGGGAAGGGGAAGGGCGCGCCCGAGGAGTGGGTCGCCGTGGTCCGCCCGGGGCGCGTTCTCTACGAGATCGAGGGGGTCGACGAGGCCACGGCGCGGGAGGCGTTCCGCCTGGCGGCGCACAAGCTCCCGATCCATACGACATTCCTGTCCAGAGAGGCATAG
- the rpsC gene encoding 30S ribosomal protein S3: MGQKTHPYGFRLVSIRTWRSRWYSEKEYASQLQEDLRIRGFVKARLNHAGVSSIEIERRSNRVNVLIATARPGIVIGKKGAEIENLKKEIQKLTPREVSINIIEIRRPETDGQLTAENVAMQLERRVAFRRAMKKTVLSSMKLGAKGIKIQVSGRLGGAEMSRTEWYREGRVPLHTLRADIDYGFSEARTTYGIIGVKVWIYKGEVLPKAPASPATNE, encoded by the coding sequence TTGGGACAGAAGACACATCCTTACGGATTTCGACTGGTATCCATCCGGACCTGGCGATCGCGCTGGTACTCCGAAAAGGAGTACGCATCGCAACTGCAGGAGGACCTGCGCATTCGCGGCTTCGTCAAGGCCCGCCTGAACCACGCTGGAGTCTCCTCGATCGAGATCGAGCGGCGCAGCAACCGCGTCAACGTTCTGATCGCCACGGCCCGTCCCGGGATCGTGATCGGCAAGAAGGGCGCCGAGATCGAAAACCTGAAGAAGGAGATCCAGAAGCTGACGCCGAGGGAAGTGTCGATCAACATCATCGAGATCCGCCGCCCGGAGACGGACGGGCAACTGACCGCGGAAAACGTCGCGATGCAGCTGGAGCGGCGTGTCGCGTTCCGCCGCGCCATGAAGAAGACCGTGCTTTCCTCGATGAAGCTGGGCGCCAAGGGGATCAAGATCCAGGTCTCCGGCCGCCTCGGCGGCGCCGAGATGTCCCGTACCGAGTGGTACCGGGAGGGGCGGGTGCCTCTTCACACGCTGCGGGCCGACATCGACTACGGTTTCTCGGAGGCGCGCACCACCTACGGGATCATCGGGGTGAAGGTCTGGATCTACAAGGGCGAGGTGCTGCCGAAAGCGCCCGCTTCCCCCGCCACCAACGAATAG
- the rplV gene encoding 50S ribosomal protein L22, which yields MEATATAKFMRISPRKARLVVDLIRGKKISDARTILALANKAAAVTVKKVLDSAIANAGQTGVIDIGTLYVKSACVNQGASQKRFRPAPMGRAHKYKRRTSHITIVVDEA from the coding sequence ATGGAAGCAACCGCGACGGCCAAGTTCATGCGCATCTCCCCGAGGAAGGCGCGCCTCGTGGTGGACCTGATTCGCGGGAAGAAGATCTCCGACGCACGGACGATCCTCGCCCTGGCGAACAAGGCCGCCGCCGTGACCGTGAAAAAAGTCCTCGATTCGGCGATCGCCAACGCCGGGCAGACCGGCGTGATCGACATCGGGACGCTCTACGTGAAGAGCGCGTGCGTGAACCAGGGGGCCTCGCAGAAGCGGTTTCGCCCGGCGCCGATGGGAAGGGCCCACAAGTACAAGCGGCGGACCAGCCACATAACGATCGTGGTCGACGAGGCATAA
- the rpsS gene encoding 30S ribosomal protein S19: MGRSIKKGPYVEEGLARKLNKAVETGDKKIIKTWSRRSTITPAMVGYTFAVHNGRKFMPVFVTENMVGHKFGEFSPTRTFHGHSGDRKAKVKK, from the coding sequence GTGGGGCGATCCATCAAGAAGGGACCGTACGTGGAGGAAGGCCTTGCAAGGAAGCTGAACAAGGCCGTCGAAACCGGCGACAAGAAGATCATCAAGACCTGGTCCCGGCGCTCGACCATCACACCCGCGATGGTGGGATACACGTTCGCCGTGCACAACGGGCGGAAGTTCATGCCCGTCTTCGTCACGGAGAACATGGTGGGCCACAAATTCGGCGAGTTCTCGCCCACGCGGACGTTCCACGGCCACTCGGGAGACCGGAAGGCCAAGGTAAAGAAGTAA
- the rplB gene encoding 50S ribosomal protein L2, which yields MGIRNYKPTSPGRRGMTALIMDDLTKKKPERALTESLSGSGGRNNLGEITVWHRGGGHKRKYRIVDFKRNKKDVPATVAAIEYDPNRSARLALLNYADGEKRYILCPAGISVGDTILSGAGADIKPGNALPIRNIPVGTLVHNIELKVGKGGQIARSAGSVAQILAKEGAYAHLRLASGEVRLVFIECMATIGQVGNVDHEKVSIGKAGRNRWKGVRPTVRGVVMNPVDHPHGGGEGRSSGGRHPCTPWGKPTKGFKTRKNPSTDKYIVKRRGK from the coding sequence ATGGGCATCCGGAACTACAAGCCGACCTCCCCCGGGCGAAGGGGCATGACCGCCCTCATCATGGACGACCTGACGAAGAAGAAGCCCGAACGCGCGCTGACCGAGAGTCTTTCCGGGAGCGGCGGGAGGAACAATCTCGGAGAGATCACGGTGTGGCACCGCGGCGGCGGTCACAAGCGGAAGTACCGGATCGTCGACTTCAAGAGAAACAAGAAGGACGTTCCGGCGACCGTCGCGGCCATCGAATACGACCCGAACCGGTCCGCGCGTCTCGCGCTGCTGAACTACGCGGACGGGGAGAAGCGGTACATCCTCTGCCCGGCGGGGATTTCCGTCGGAGACACGATTCTTTCGGGCGCCGGCGCCGACATCAAGCCCGGGAACGCCCTCCCGATCCGGAACATCCCGGTCGGGACGCTCGTGCACAACATCGAGCTCAAGGTCGGGAAGGGGGGCCAGATCGCCCGTTCCGCCGGTTCGGTCGCGCAGATCCTGGCCAAGGAGGGAGCGTACGCGCACCTGCGCCTGGCCTCCGGAGAGGTCCGCCTCGTCTTCATCGAGTGCATGGCGACGATCGGGCAGGTCGGGAACGTCGACCATGAAAAGGTGTCGATCGGCAAGGCGGGCCGCAACCGCTGGAAAGGTGTCCGCCCGACGGTCCGGGGCGTCGTCATGAACCCCGTCGACCATCCGCACGGCGGCGGAGAGGGCCGATCCTCCGGAGGACGGCATCCCTGCACACCGTGGGGGAAGCCGACGAAGGGATTCAAGACGCGGAAGAACCCGTCGACCGACAAGTACATCGTCAAGCGACGCGGAAAATAA
- the rplW gene encoding 50S ribosomal protein L23 — translation MNLSDVIKRPLITEKATSLKAMSNAVLFAVDKRANKKEVREAVEKMFKVKVDDVRTMNVAGKVKRRGRTVGLRPGWKKAVVVLKAGDKIEFFEGV, via the coding sequence ATGAATCTATCCGACGTCATCAAGCGGCCGTTGATCACCGAGAAGGCGACCTCGCTGAAGGCGATGTCCAACGCGGTCCTGTTCGCCGTCGACAAGCGCGCCAACAAGAAGGAAGTCCGCGAGGCGGTGGAGAAGATGTTCAAGGTGAAGGTCGACGACGTCCGCACGATGAACGTCGCCGGGAAGGTGAAGCGCCGGGGCCGCACCGTCGGGCTTCGGCCGGGCTGGAAGAAGGCCGTGGTCGTGCTGAAGGCGGGCGACAAGATCGAGTTCTTCGAAGGCGTCTGA
- the rplD gene encoding 50S ribosomal protein L4, giving the protein MATVEMVNKERKGTGTVELPDSIFGAEVKTHLMHHVVTAKLAAARAGTHDTKTRKDVSGGGKKPFRQKGTGRARMGTSRSPLLRGGGTVFGPHPRKYDGKVNRKEMKAALRSALSAKALENKIVLVDDLSLPFPKTKEFLKVASALGLRDALIVVDGKTENLALGVRNLKAFKTLPAKALNVYDILSYDQLVLTGAALEKITEVLAK; this is encoded by the coding sequence ATGGCAACCGTGGAGATGGTGAACAAGGAACGGAAGGGAACCGGGACCGTCGAGCTTCCCGATTCCATCTTCGGCGCCGAGGTGAAGACGCACCTGATGCACCATGTCGTGACGGCCAAGCTGGCGGCCGCCCGGGCGGGGACGCACGACACGAAAACCCGCAAGGACGTTTCCGGCGGGGGAAAGAAGCCGTTCCGCCAGAAGGGGACCGGGCGCGCCCGCATGGGAACGTCCCGATCGCCGCTCCTGCGCGGGGGCGGCACCGTATTCGGACCCCATCCCCGGAAGTACGACGGGAAGGTGAACCGGAAGGAGATGAAAGCGGCTCTGCGCAGCGCCCTCAGCGCCAAGGCGCTCGAGAACAAGATCGTCCTCGTGGACGACCTCTCTCTCCCGTTCCCGAAGACGAAGGAATTCCTCAAGGTCGCCTCGGCGCTCGGTCTCCGCGACGCGCTGATCGTCGTCGACGGGAAGACCGAGAACCTGGCCCTCGGCGTCCGCAATCTCAAGGCGTTCAAGACCCTCCCCGCCAAGGCGCTGAACGTGTACGACATCCTGTCGTACGACCAGCTCGTGCTGACCGGCGCGGCTCTCGAGAAAATCACCGAGGTGCTGGCGAAATGA
- the rplC gene encoding 50S ribosomal protein L3 translates to MTTGILGKKLGMSQVFDTEGKVIPVTVIEAGPCTVIQRKTARTDGYDAVQIGFRQTKAGKVGKPMLGHFQKAGKGAFSALQEIRVEAAAPLDIGAEIKVDIFKEGDVVDVMGHSKGRGFTGVIKRWNFKGGRATHGSMFHRAPGSIGASAYPSRVIKNMKMAGQYGNERVTILNLRVVGVEPEKNLLLVRGAVPGAKNSLVFIRRAVKKPA, encoded by the coding sequence ATGACGACCGGAATATTGGGGAAGAAACTGGGCATGTCCCAGGTGTTCGACACGGAGGGGAAGGTCATCCCGGTCACCGTGATCGAGGCCGGCCCGTGCACGGTGATACAGCGGAAGACCGCGAGGACCGACGGGTACGACGCCGTGCAGATCGGTTTTCGGCAGACGAAGGCCGGCAAGGTCGGCAAGCCGATGCTGGGGCACTTCCAGAAGGCCGGCAAGGGCGCCTTCAGCGCCCTCCAGGAGATCCGGGTCGAGGCGGCCGCACCGCTGGACATCGGCGCCGAGATCAAGGTGGACATCTTCAAGGAAGGCGACGTCGTCGACGTGATGGGCCACAGCAAGGGCCGCGGCTTCACGGGCGTCATCAAGCGATGGAACTTCAAGGGCGGGCGCGCAACCCACGGGTCCATGTTCCATCGGGCCCCCGGGTCCATCGGCGCGTCGGCGTACCCCTCGCGCGTCATCAAGAACATGAAGATGGCGGGCCAGTACGGGAACGAGCGGGTCACGATTCTCAACCTGCGGGTGGTCGGGGTGGAGCCCGAGAAGAATCTTCTGCTCGTCCGCGGCGCTGTTCCCGGTGCGAAAAACAGCCTGGTCTTCATACGCCGGGCCGTGAAGAAACCGGCGTAA
- the rpsJ gene encoding 30S ribosomal protein S10, producing MEHQKIRIRLKAFDSRLLDKATGDIVEKARQTGAKVAGPIPLPTHIERFTVNRSPHGDKKSREQFEIRTHKRLLDIHEPPGATIDALMKLDLPAGVEVEIKL from the coding sequence ATAGAGCACCAGAAGATACGGATCCGGCTGAAGGCCTTCGATTCCAGGCTTCTGGACAAGGCGACCGGAGACATCGTCGAAAAGGCGCGGCAGACGGGCGCCAAGGTCGCGGGGCCGATTCCCCTTCCGACCCATATCGAGCGCTTCACGGTCAACCGGTCCCCCCACGGGGACAAGAAGAGCCGGGAACAGTTCGAGATCCGCACCCACAAGCGCCTCCTCGACATCCACGAGCCTCCCGGCGCGACGATCGACGCCCTGATGAAGCTCGATCTGCCCGCCGGGGTCGAAGTCGAGATCAAGCTCTGA
- the tuf gene encoding elongation factor Tu produces the protein MSKQKFERTKPHVNVGTIGHVDHGKTTLTAAITKILATRGLADFVAFDQIDKAPEERERGITIATAHVEYQTKNRHYAHVDCPGHADYIKNMITGAAQMDGAILVVSAADGPMPQTREHILLARQVGVPYIVVFLNKVDMVDDPELLDLVELEVRELLSKYEFPGDKTPIIRGSALKALECGCGKEDCPKCKCVYELTEAVDSYVPMPERAIDKPFLMAVEDVFSISGRGTVVTGRVERGVVKVGDEVEIIGLRDTQKTVATGVEMFRKLLDQGQAGDNIGVLLRGTKKDDVERGQVLAKPGSITPHKKFKASAYILTKEEGGRHTPFFNGYRPQFYFRTTDVTGVGTLPEGVEMVMPGDNIQMSVELITPVAMEKELRFAIREGGRTVGAGVVSEIIE, from the coding sequence ATGTCCAAGCAGAAGTTCGAGCGCACGAAGCCGCACGTGAACGTCGGGACGATCGGTCACGTGGATCACGGGAAGACGACGTTGACGGCGGCGATCACGAAGATATTGGCGACCCGGGGCCTGGCGGATTTCGTCGCCTTCGACCAGATCGACAAGGCTCCGGAGGAGCGGGAGCGCGGGATCACGATCGCGACGGCGCACGTGGAGTACCAGACGAAGAACCGTCATTACGCGCACGTGGACTGCCCGGGGCATGCGGACTACATCAAGAACATGATCACGGGCGCGGCGCAGATGGACGGTGCGATCCTGGTGGTATCCGCGGCGGACGGTCCGATGCCCCAGACGCGGGAGCACATCCTGTTGGCGCGTCAGGTCGGCGTTCCGTACATCGTGGTGTTTTTGAACAAGGTGGACATGGTGGACGATCCGGAGTTGTTGGACCTGGTGGAGCTGGAGGTTCGGGAGTTGCTGAGCAAGTACGAGTTTCCCGGGGACAAGACCCCGATCATCCGCGGGAGCGCGTTGAAGGCTCTGGAGTGCGGTTGCGGGAAGGAAGACTGCCCGAAGTGCAAGTGCGTTTACGAGTTGACGGAGGCGGTCGACTCGTACGTTCCGATGCCGGAGCGCGCGATCGACAAGCCGTTCCTGATGGCGGTGGAGGACGTCTTCTCGATTTCGGGTCGCGGGACGGTGGTGACGGGCCGGGTGGAGCGCGGGGTGGTGAAGGTCGGGGACGAGGTGGAGATCATCGGGTTGCGGGACACGCAGAAGACGGTGGCCACGGGCGTGGAGATGTTCCGCAAGCTGTTGGACCAGGGCCAGGCGGGGGACAACATCGGGGTGCTGCTTCGCGGGACGAAGAAGGACGACGTGGAGCGCGGGCAGGTGTTGGCGAAGCCGGGGTCGATCACTCCGCACAAGAAGTTCAAGGCGTCGGCGTACATCCTGACGAAGGAGGAGGGGGGTCGCCACACGCCGTTTTTCAACGGGTACCGTCCGCAGTTCTACTTCCGGACGACGGACGTGACGGGGGTGGGGACGCTTCCCGAGGGCGTCGAGATGGTGATGCCCGGGGACAACATCCAGATGTCGGTCGAGCTGATCACACCGGTGGCGATGGAGAAGGAGCTTCGGTTCGCGATCCGCGAGGGCGGCCGGACCGTGGGCGCCGGCGTCGTCTCGGAAATCATCGAGTAG